A genome region from Euphorbia lathyris chromosome 4, ddEupLath1.1, whole genome shotgun sequence includes the following:
- the LOC136226734 gene encoding AAA-ATPase At4g25835-like produces the protein MEILSQMWSLLGLLTVLQNILPTQLLSLFQSIYDSFQDFISPYSYFDIPEFNGYCGVDINDLYRHVNLYLNSLHSSADSCRRLTLSRSNSSKCISFTIAPNQTLFDKFNSHSLSWTHHVETVQDSLEEKRTFTLRLPKRYRHILLSPYLHHLISQAQHFERLSRDRRLYTNNGNTSYESGWVSVPFRHPSTFETLALDPHLKKQLTDDLLAFSNGKQFYHRVGRAWKRGYLLHGPPGSGKSSLIAAIANYLCYDVYDLELTKVTDNSDLRALLIQTTNRSIIVIEDIDCSLDLTTDRMIKTRRKRKDTSSSSNEQDNNGRVTLSGLLNFTDGLWSCCGEERIIIFTTNHRENVDPALVRCGRMDVHVSLGNCGMHAFKALATNYLGIDSHSLFDVVESCIRSGGALTPAQIGEILLRNRGNVDLAMKEVVSTMQSRILSTGNTHKDNLIEYNNEDTDTRSPQSVLAVGSPDNWDSSPGRKKRKDLDKKSKFLVRLRSLTKSDSATRGL, from the coding sequence atggAAATTTTATCACAAATGTGGTCTCTTCTAGGGCTTCTAACAGTCCTACAGAACATCCTGCCCACACAACTACTCTCTCTTTTTCAATCTATCTACGACTCCTTTCAAGACTTCATTTCTCCTTATTCATACTTTGATATCCCCGAATTCAATGGATATTGTGGTGTTGATATCAACGATCTCTATCGCCATGTCAACCTATATCTCAACTCCCTTCACTCTTCCGCTGATTCTTGTCGCCGCCTTACCCTCTCTCGATCCAACTCTTCCAAATGCATTTCTTTCACCATTGCTCCTAATCAAACCCTTTTCGACAAATTCAATTCCCACTCTCTTTCTTGGACTCACCATGTTGAAACTGTTCAGGATTCATTAGAAGAGAAACGTACCTTCACTCTCAGGTTACCTAAACGGTATCGCCATATCCTCCTATCTCCATATCTTCACCATCTCATCTCTCAAGCCCAACACTTCGAGAGGCTTTCCAGGGACAGGAGGCTTTACACCAACAACGGCAACACCTCCTACGAGTCCGGTTGGGTTTCAGTTCCTTTTAGGCATCCTTCCACTTTCGAAACCCTAGCTCTCGACCCACACTTGAAGAAGCAATTAACCGACGACTTATTAGCTTTTTCTAATGGCAAACAATTCTATCACCGAGTTGGACGGGCATGGAAACGGGGCTATTTGCTTCACGGTCCACCAGGTTCAGGCAAGTCCAGCTTGATTGCAGCAATTGCTAACTATTTATGCTATGATGTTTATGATCTTGAGCTTACAAAAGTCACCGATAACTCCGACCTCCGAGCTCTACTAATACAAACAACCAACCGATCAATCATTGTAATTGAAGACATAGATTGCTCCCTCGATTTAACAACAGACAGAATGATCAAAACTAGAAGAAAACGGAAGGacaccagcagcagcagcaacgAACAAGACAACAACGGACGTGTCACCTTATCGGGTCTACTCAACTTTACAGACGGATTATGGTCTTGTTGTGGGGAAGAAAGAATCATCATTTTTACGACCAATCACCGAGAAAATGTTGATCCTGCTCTCGTAAGATGCGGCCGAATGGATGTACATGTCAGTTTGGGGAATTGTGGGATGCATGCTTTCAAGGCTTTAGCCACCAATTACTTAGGAATCGACTCACATTCTTTATTCGACGTCGTCGAAAGCTGCATAAGGTCCGGTGGAGCCCTAACGCCGGCCCAGATAGGGGAGATACTCTTGAGAAACAGAGGGAATGTTGATTTAGCAATGAAGGAAGTCGTCAGTACAATGCAGTCCAGGATTTTAAGCACTGGAAATACTCACAAAGATAATTTGATAGAATATAATAATGAAGATACAGATACAAGGTCTCCTCAGAGTGTGTTGGCAGTTGGTTCGCCGGATAATTGGGATTCGTCGCCGGgcaggaagaagagaaaggacTTAGACAAGAAGTCAAAGTTTCTTGTTAGATTAAGATCTTTGACTAAATCTGACTCTGCTACAAGAGGACTATGA